Below is a window of Metamycoplasma cloacale DNA.
CAATAAAACCTAGTTCTGTACTATTGTATTTTTTAAATGGTGTGTTATATGAAAGAGAGCTTGGTGAATACATATCGCTTGGTATTTCAAATCAATGTTCATAGAATTTAGCAGTTTGGAATCTACCATCTTCTTTCGCTTTTTCAATAATCTTTTTAATATCTACGATAAATACGCTTAAATCAACAAAGTTATTTGTTACTATACCATCTTTATTAATTTGATTTCTTCCAGTTCATACAGGTAATGCTTGTATATAATCGGCATACAATCCACCTCAATAACCAAAACCAGCATCCCGATTGTTTTCAAAATTATTTCCATTTCTGGTTAATAAATAATTTCCATTAAAACTGTTATTTTGAGGCCCTGTATTATTTGGGTTGTCAATAACGTGGTTGTTAGTAATAAAGTAGAATAAACCCGGATTTTTATCACTAACACTTGAAATCGCAAATGTTGAACCTCTATTAAACGCTAATGATTTGTACCACAATATCTCACCAACACTATGATCCCTTATATATGAATCATGTAAAAATTCATTATTAAATTTATAACCCTCATGAAATTTATAAAATAGATTTTGATTTGGATCGTATTTAAATAATCTATCTTTCTTTCCTTCTGAATAAAGCACTAATGGTTGATTTTCTTGTGTATAGCTCATGTTTTTGTAATCAATAACATTTGTTGGGGTATCACTAAATACCTCGTTTCCAATATTATTTACATATTCAACATTTATATATGATGCATATTTATCTATATAAAATGCCTTCTCTGGATTAAATGTATTTCATTCAGAATTGCTTGCATCAAATACTTCTCATAAACTGCTTCTTGTATTTTTAGTATAGTCAGTTATTGCAAATTTATATTCAGGATTATCTAATGTAAGTTTGAATCTTATATCATAATCATCTCTTATATCAATATTCAATGTCGCATTAATATCAATTGGTCCGTTTTTAGTGTCAAAATGATAACTAAAATGTTTCACAACTTCACCATTAATCAGATCGCTTCAATTAAAATCAACATTAATTCCTGTATTTAATTCTCTAATTCTTACGGATCTTAAATCATCTAAAACAATTGGTCCTGCAAATAGATGCAATTGGATTTTAAAATCAGTATTGTATTTTAGATATGGCTTTATATATTGAGGTTGACTTAAATATCAATTAACTTCACGTTTATTAGATTCTAATCTTCAATTGTTTTCTTGTTCGCTTAGTTCAACATGACGATTTCGATATACATTTGCATCATCTAAAAAGATTTTAGTCATTTTATGATTAAATGTAGTTAATTTTGGATCTAATTGTTTAGCTAATTCGTAATTTGATAAATTACTACTATCTATAGTTCCATCTCTTTTTAAACCGGAAATTTTAAATCATTGATTTCCTTGTTTTTCGACATTATTTTCTGAATATTTCATACGGATAAAGATAGTACCATTGGCATTATTTGGCAATTTAACTTCCGCTACTTTAAACGCACTATTTCTTATTGCGTAGTTGTTATATTTTTGAATTTCTCTAACTGAAATTAAATTATCTAGCAATGATCTGGTTTGTTCATTATTAAACATATCAACAATATCAGTTGGTAAATAAGATGATAATCCTTTTCATAAACCATATGAATCATTTTCATAACGCAATTGTAAATCATTTAATGTCAATCTGTTAACCATTACTTCGGGATAAATTTCGGTTTTTAAATCATTTTTTAAGTTAATTAATGTGATTTCTTGTGTTGTTGAAAATCTAATATTTGTATTTGTTTTTTTAATAAAACCTAATTTAAAGGTCAAAGTTCCGAGATTATTTCTCGTTCCACCACGAACGTTGTAGTAATAAACGAAATAATCCTTTAATAAACTATTAACATTAACGTCGGTTTCTTTATCGGTTGATAAATGAATTTTTTCTTTATTTATAGTTGGAGCTATTTCTGTTTCCTTATTAAATCCATCAGTTCCGAATTTGCCATTATTTTCGTCTGTTTTTGCAATTTCACCAGTAAAGTTGAATAAATAACGCAACTTATTAAATGCTTTTTGTTTCAATAGAATATCAACGTCAATTAATTTCTTGCCGTCGGTTAAGTTATATTCAAAATCAGTTCCATTAATTGAATTAATTTTATTTTGAATATCAACCGGTGGTTTTTCATAACCAGTAAAATCAGCATCAGTAAATCAAGCGTTGCTGTTTTTTGGATATATGTCATCAGCTGTTAATGGTTTAAAGTAACTTAAAGTAAATTCTTTTGATATATTTGCTGGATTATTTTGGTTAACAACAACTCCGTCTTTTGTGTAAGTAAATTTCAATGTTAAAGTACCTTTAACATCATCAATTTTTGGTTGATATTTAGGTTGTAAAACTAATGCATATCTACCATGACGAGGCAATCTAAATATTTCATTGAAATGAGCATATCCCACAGAAGCTATTACATCTGAGTTGGTAATTTCATCATATTCAAAGGTTTTAAATATATTTCCTGCTGTTGATGATGAAATTAATTTTAATATTTCTTTTTCATTGTTGCTATCTTCAATAATTTTTGCATAATCTTTTGAACGAACATCAATATGTGACTTATATTGAGCACCAGTTGCACTTGTAACTAAAACTGCAAATTTCAAGGTATTACTTGAGTTGTCAATCTTATATATAAACTCGTTATCGATATTTGTAATTTCTCAATTAGCTATTGCTTCTTGGTTAATGTGAGAAGTTGAATCTAACTGAACAAAAGATTTTAAAAATCTATTTAAAATATCAATTTTTTCATCATATGTCAATATCTGTTCACCTTCAAAACCATTATTTACTAGATTTAAAAATGTTAATGATTTTGATAATCTTTGTACTTCTGGATTAACAAAATTTAATAAATAGTAATTAATTCTATTTGACGATTCCATTCCATTTAAGTAATATTGACTCGCTTTAAATTCATCCGAAAAATTAAATCTAATATTTTTTGTTGCTTCATCTAGAAATGAAACTGTTTGATTAGATGACAAAGTAATGGTTTTCAATACTTTATTTTTATTAATAAATTGAATATCGGCAAATATTTTATTATCACGATATTGAATTGAATCTATATCCATCATATATTCAAAATATTTATTAACAATATTATGTTTTTTAATAAATAGTTGTTCTATATCATCTCTTAAATTACTTAAATATGATTGACTTAATTTGTCATAATTAATGTCAAATAATTCGTCTAAATTTTCATAAACAATAGCATCTAATTTAGGTTGAATATCTTTATTAAAAATAATTTGTTTAGTAATGGTAAATTCCCTTTTGGTATCAATGTAATAAGAAATACCATAAGTAATATTTAAAATATGATTATCATTTTCGTCAATTGATATATCTTTTATAACAACCGAATCATCTCCGGTTTTTAAATTTTTAACATAAGCTGAAATGTTATTGTTATCAATTGATAAAATGTCTAAATTCGGAACAATTGCTTCATAATTTGCTAAAGATGGTTTAATCTTTTCTATTAAAGTATTTCTAATTTCATTCTCTGAACTTAACAGTCTTTCAAAACGATCATTTAATTTGTTGTATTTTTCCTCCAAATCAGAAATTTTGTTTAAAACATCTACACGACTTTCTTTGTCGTTTCACGTTATGTTTTCAACATCATCAAAACTATCATCTAAATAATTGTGCTCAATATATTTACTTTTTAACAATGCTAAATTATTCATCAATTCATCAAATGCAAGTTTTTTACTTGAATATCATTCTATTTTTACTTTTGTTGCTTGTCTTTCAGCTTCATATGCTGCAAGATCAACATTTGTATAATATGCTGATATTTCTCAAAAATCTGTTGAAGAAGTTTTTTCATAATACACATTTAACAATTCATCATATTTCGTCACGTCTTGTTCATATTCCATTAATATGTATTTGTTGTATAACAATTTAGAACGCAAATTAGACAATTCATTTAAATAATATAACATACCCCTTGTCTTTAATGGTTCTATGTCATTTAACAATGCTTCTTTGGTTTTACTTAACCCTTCATACGCTTCAATAACTTCGCTTAATTTCGGATCGCCAATCAGAATCTTTAGCGAATAATATGGATAACTTTTTTCATTTTCAATAGAAAGTTTTCCAACCAATCTAAAATATTCTTGTCGCAAATTATTATATTCTTCAATAAGGTCTCATAATTCTTGCTTCTTTTTTGACAGTAATTCTGCATTATTTTCGTCAATGTCGGTTCCTGGGTTAACTGGAATTTCGGGCTCTGGTTGGGGTTCTGGTGTTGGATTTGGATTTACTGGTTGTTCTGGATTTGATGGGTTTGGATTGGGTTCTGGTTGGGGTTCTGGAGTTGGTGTTACCGGTTTATCTTTACGATCACAAGCTACTGAAATCAATGGTAAAGATGAGATTGTTAAAATTGGAAATAATAATTTAGTTCATTTAGAATTTTTTGACATATTTTCTCCTTTAAAAACAGAAAAATAATAAGCACTTGCTTACTATTTAACCTTTTCATATATATTCAATAGTTTTGTTCTTCCTTTTTTTAAAGCATCATGCACACCACTTCTGGTCATAGCAAGTTCTTCGGCAATTTCAGTTATAGAAAGATCTTCAAAATAATATAACACCATAATTTGGTGTTGACTTTTTGAAAGTAATTCTTGATATTTTTCTAATAATTCAATATATAAATCTCTGTCATCTTTATTCATTATTATCAAGTCCTTTTGTTAAACCATATATGTATGATGCTAAATCAAATTCAGCTAAATCTTCAACTTTTTCACCTAGCCCAATAAATTTAACCGATAAATTTAATTCATCTTTAATAGTTAGAATAATTCCACCTTTTGATGTTCCATCCATTTTTGTTAAAACAATACCAGTGAGTGGTGTTGATTCAAAAAATGATTTAGCTTGTAAAACTCCGTTTTGGCCTGTTGTTCCATCTAAAACCAATAAACTTTCATGTGGAGCATTAGGAATTCTTGTTTGCAATACTTTATTAATTTTGGCTAGTTCTTGCATTAAATTAACTTTGTTTTGTAATCTTCCTGCTGTATCAACAATTAAAACATCGTAATTTTCAGCTTCTGCTTTATCAATAGCTTTATAAACTACAGCGGCTGGATCTTTTTCAGAAGGCAACGGTTTAACAATATCTGCACCAACTTTGTTAGCTCAAAATTCGAGTTGTTCCACCGCTGCAGCTCTAAAGGTATCAGCGGCTGCGATTAAAACTTTTTTACCTTCATTAATTAGCATTTTTGCAATTTTAGAAATTGATGTTGTTTTTCCAGAACCGTTAACTCCAACAACTAAAATAACATTTACACCTTCATTATCAATGTTTAATGTTGTATCAATGATTGAATCGTTTGCATATACTGAGAATAATTTATCAGCAATAATCTCATTAATTAATTTTGGATCAACAATATTTTCGTTTTTAACTTCATTTTTACATTCTTCAATAATGATGTTTACAAGTTTTATTGAAATATCAGACATAATTAAAATTTCTTCTAAATCTTCGAAAAATTCTTCATCAATTTTATTGTGTCTATTTTGTAAAGTTTTAATTGAATCGACAAAAGCTATATTAGATTTAGAC
It encodes the following:
- the ftsY gene encoding signal recognition particle-docking protein FtsY translates to MGFWKSLKEKLFGTEEEQLAKKKRKEEIKQQKKLEKELKKASKLNTYVAGMSKSNIAFVDSIKTLQNRHNKIDEEFFEDLEEILIMSDISIKLVNIIIEECKNEVKNENIVDPKLINEIIADKLFSVYANDSIIDTTLNIDNEGVNVILVVGVNGSGKTTSISKIAKMLINEGKKVLIAAADTFRAAAVEQLEFWANKVGADIVKPLPSEKDPAAVVYKAIDKAEAENYDVLIVDTAGRLQNKVNLMQELAKINKVLQTRIPNAPHESLLVLDGTTGQNGVLQAKSFFESTPLTGIVLTKMDGTSKGGIILTIKDELNLSVKFIGLGEKVEDLAEFDLASYIYGLTKGLDNNE
- a CDS encoding sigma factor-like helix-turn-helix DNA-binding protein, which codes for MNKDDRDLYIELLEKYQELLSKSQHQIMVLYYFEDLSITEIAEELAMTRSGVHDALKKGRTKLLNIYEKVK
- a CDS encoding MGA_1079 family surface serine endopeptidase; this encodes MSKNSKWTKLLFPILTISSLPLISVACDRKDKPVTPTPEPQPEPNPNPSNPEQPVNPNPTPEPQPEPEIPVNPGTDIDENNAELLSKKKQELWDLIEEYNNLRQEYFRLVGKLSIENEKSYPYYSLKILIGDPKLSEVIEAYEGLSKTKEALLNDIEPLKTRGMLYYLNELSNLRSKLLYNKYILMEYEQDVTKYDELLNVYYEKTSSTDFWEISAYYTNVDLAAYEAERQATKVKIEWYSSKKLAFDELMNNLALLKSKYIEHNYLDDSFDDVENITWNDKESRVDVLNKISDLEEKYNKLNDRFERLLSSENEIRNTLIEKIKPSLANYEAIVPNLDILSIDNNNISAYVKNLKTGDDSVVIKDISIDENDNHILNITYGISYYIDTKREFTITKQIIFNKDIQPKLDAIVYENLDELFDINYDKLSQSYLSNLRDDIEQLFIKKHNIVNKYFEYMMDIDSIQYRDNKIFADIQFINKNKVLKTITLSSNQTVSFLDEATKNIRFNFSDEFKASQYYLNGMESSNRINYYLLNFVNPEVQRLSKSLTFLNLVNNGFEGEQILTYDEKIDILNRFLKSFVQLDSTSHINQEAIANWEITNIDNEFIYKIDNSSNTLKFAVLVTSATGAQYKSHIDVRSKDYAKIIEDSNNEKEILKLISSSTAGNIFKTFEYDEITNSDVIASVGYAHFNEIFRLPRHGRYALVLQPKYQPKIDDVKGTLTLKFTYTKDGVVVNQNNPANISKEFTLSYFKPLTADDIYPKNSNAWFTDADFTGYEKPPVDIQNKINSINGTDFEYNLTDGKKLIDVDILLKQKAFNKLRYLFNFTGEIAKTDENNGKFGTDGFNKETEIAPTINKEKIHLSTDKETDVNVNSLLKDYFVYYYNVRGGTRNNLGTLTFKLGFIKKTNTNIRFSTTQEITLINLKNDLKTEIYPEVMVNRLTLNDLQLRYENDSYGLWKGLSSYLPTDIVDMFNNEQTRSLLDNLISVREIQKYNNYAIRNSAFKVAEVKLPNNANGTIFIRMKYSENNVEKQGNQWFKISGLKRDGTIDSSNLSNYELAKQLDPKLTTFNHKMTKIFLDDANVYRNRHVELSEQENNWRLESNKREVNWYLSQPQYIKPYLKYNTDFKIQLHLFAGPIVLDDLRSVRIRELNTGINVDFNWSDLINGEVVKHFSYHFDTKNGPIDINATLNIDIRDDYDIRFKLTLDNPEYKFAITDYTKNTRSSLWEVFDASNSEWNTFNPEKAFYIDKYASYINVEYVNNIGNEVFSDTPTNVIDYKNMSYTQENQPLVLYSEGKKDRLFKYDPNQNLFYKFHEGYKFNNEFLHDSYIRDHSVGEILWYKSLAFNRGSTFAISSVSDKNPGLFYFITNNHVIDNPNNTGPQNNSFNGNYLLTRNGNNFENNRDAGFGYWGGLYADYIQALPVWTGRNQINKDGIVTNNFVDLSVFIVDIKKIIEKAKEDGRFQTAKFYEHWFEIPSDMYSPSSLSYNTPFKKYNSTELGFIGYPYGKKAGYIINRVDYTDNRHIFNKQSSFMPTFYNAGNSGTGVIDSNGTYVTTINSGSPLKSLTAWDVYTKEYNYLGLHGHSYSVEDIPQNSLFANILKLNADNPSLYKLNVFTYFIEEE